Part of the Candidatus Cloacimonadota bacterium genome, TATCAGGTTACTCATTTGTGTGGCATTGTCTTTTACTATATCCAGGTATTCAAAAGCTTGATCGTCCAGAACTTCTCCATATTCCTCTCCCAAAATCGTGGCAAAACCATTTATAGCTCTCAGTGGTGCCCGCAGATCGTGAGATACAGAATAGGAAAATGATTCCAATTCTTTATTGGCATAGATCAGCTGTTCATTGGTTTCTTCTACTTCAGTCCTCATCTCATTTATGTCATCCATCAAATACGATAAGGCTTTTTGGGTGAGGGCATATTTTTTATTCTGATCCTGTAATTCCTTGGTTCTTTCCATTACCATTTTTTCCAGATTATCTTTGTGTTTTTCCAACTCTTTTTGAGCTGTTTTGCGTGCGGTAATATCGGTAAGTGAGCCCACTATGATCATCGAGTCGCCACTTTTTACAGGTGCTTCATGGGCTTCCACCCAAACTTTGCTGCCGTTTTTGTGAACAAGTTCTATTTCATAAGGTTCTTGAGTTTCTCCTGTTTTTAAAGCTTTTTCGGTTAATTCTAAAGCTTTTTTATTGGCGGGATGATCGGAAGCTAATTCGGTCCAAACCCTTAACGCTTCGTTGGCTGTATAACCCAGAATTTTCTCAATCTGAGGACTGATATAGGTAATTTGATGTTTGGAAGTATGTGTGTAAAATACATTTGTACTATTTTTTATTATACTGAATAATTGTGTTCTGCTGTCTTTCAACGACTCTTCAGCTCTCGATCTCTGCTTCATTTCACGACGCAGTTCTTCGTTTCTTATTTCCAGTTCTTTCTGAGCTTTTTTTAGTTCTGTTATATCAATCGAGATCCCCAATACACAAATACCTTTTTCTGAACTCATTTTTATTGGTTTCTTTATAGTGTATAAATATCTTGTGTTACCTTTTTTATCGGAAATAGTTTCTTCCTGAGTAACCTTTTCTCTTTTACCTTTCAATATCAGCAGATCATCTTCCCGGAATTTTTGAGCTTCTTTTCTGGATGGAGCTACTTCAGCATCTGTTTTTCCTTCCAGCTTCTCGGGTGTAAGACCATACACCTCTGCGGTTGCTTTATTTGCCAACAGGAATTTTCCCTTTCTATTTTTTACAAAAATGAAATGTGGATTGATGTTCATGATGTTGCGAAGCTGAAGTTCCTTTTCAAAAAGTTCCGATTTCGATCTTATCTGTTCATTCAGCATTTTGCGAGTAGATTCTGCCAGCAGTGCGATATCATCGTATCTCATTTTCTCGGGATCGATATCTTTGTAGTTTTCTTCAGGATTTTGAAAAGCATTGATAAATACATCGAACTCCTTGCGAATTCTTTGCGAAATGAGTTTTGCGATGAAAAATGAAACAATGATCAGGAAAAGTGTAAATCCAATCAGTCTGAATATTTTGGTTTGAACTTCTTGTTTCATAAACGAAATTTTTTCGGCCATCTGCTTGCTCATATCTTCGTAATACAAACCTGCTCCGATAATCCACTCCCATTCCGGAACATATTTTAGAAATGATAGTTTTGCTTTGGGAACTGTTTCATCAATTTTATTCCAATAATAAGTAATGAAATCACCTTCCGGATTCTCTATTGCCTGCAAGTATTGCTGAAATATTTTTGTTCCTCTTTTATCTGTTAGATTTTTTATACTTGCACCACCTTTGGTTATTTTTCCATTAGAAAATAATGGCCCACCATCTACTGTTGCACCAAAGAAATATCCTTGTTCAGCAAATCTAAAATTAACGATTTCCCTTAAAATTTCGTTTTGCAAAGAATCCAAATCATGCCCGTTTCTTTTGGAATGCTTGATCATTTCCTGAATAAAAAATACTACTCTATCTACTTCGCTTTTTATTTGATCTTCCTGGGCTTTTATAAATTGGTCATGGATTTCTTTTACATTTATTTTGTATTGAACATAGTATTTTCGAATATCAATAAAACCAAAAATGAGAATTGTGATAAATGTAACTAAAACAAATTTTGTAAAAAATTCTCGGGAAATACTTTTTTTTATTT contains:
- a CDS encoding PAS domain S-box protein; the encoded protein is MKIKKSISREFFTKFVLVTFITILIFGFIDIRKYYVQYKINVKEIHDQFIKAQEDQIKSEVDRVVFFIQEMIKHSKRNGHDLDSLQNEILREIVNFRFAEQGYFFGATVDGGPLFSNGKITKGGASIKNLTDKRGTKIFQQYLQAIENPEGDFITYYWNKIDETVPKAKLSFLKYVPEWEWIIGAGLYYEDMSKQMAEKISFMKQEVQTKIFRLIGFTLFLIIVSFFIAKLISQRIRKEFDVFINAFQNPEENYKDIDPEKMRYDDIALLAESTRKMLNEQIRSKSELFEKELQLRNIMNINPHFIFVKNRKGKFLLANKATAEVYGLTPEKLEGKTDAEVAPSRKEAQKFREDDLLILKGKREKVTQEETISDKKGNTRYLYTIKKPIKMSSEKGICVLGISIDITELKKAQKELEIRNEELRREMKQRSRAEESLKDSRTQLFSIIKNSTNVFYTHTSKHQITYISPQIEKILGYTANEALRVWTELASDHPANKKALELTEKALKTGETQEPYEIELVHKNGSKVWVEAHEAPVKSGDSMIIVGSLTDITARKTAQKELEKHKDNLEKMVMERTKELQDQNKKYALTQKALSYLMDDINEMRTEVEETNEQLIYANKELESFSYSVSHDLRAPLRAINGFATILGEEYGEVLDDQAFEYLDIVKDNATQMSNLINDLLEFSRVSRKDIKGDKFNIYKEFDSVFNELAKHHPDKNIELKLHDMVEVHADRKMIRQVIHNLISNAIKYSSKEEKIFIEIGMNEKAKEYEFYIKDNGVGFNEEYRNKLFGVFQRLHTPEEFEGTGVGLAIVKRIILKHRGKVRAEAVEDEGATFYFSLPKHFKQKEDQMTQEEINMYAKELLELEDNYKDIFEEALKLDDDL